The following proteins come from a genomic window of Streptomyces sp. Sge12:
- a CDS encoding RrF2 family transcriptional regulator, whose product MRISARADYAVRAALQLAASQDDGPVKAEAIADAQDIPHKFLEGILNDMRRGGLVLSQRGGNGGYRLAKPAGSISIADVIRVVDGPLVSVRGVRPPDLSYTGPAESLLPLWIALRANVREILDGVSLADVASSELPPVVSALAETPGAWTNP is encoded by the coding sequence ATGCGGATCTCAGCCAGGGCGGACTATGCGGTACGGGCCGCGCTGCAGCTCGCCGCGTCACAGGATGACGGGCCGGTGAAGGCCGAAGCCATCGCCGATGCGCAGGACATCCCGCACAAGTTCCTCGAGGGCATCCTCAACGACATGCGCCGAGGCGGGCTCGTCCTCAGTCAGCGCGGCGGCAACGGCGGCTACCGGCTGGCCAAGCCCGCCGGGTCCATCAGCATCGCGGATGTGATCCGCGTCGTGGACGGACCGCTCGTCTCGGTGCGCGGGGTACGCCCACCGGACCTGTCCTACACCGGCCCCGCCGAGTCCCTGCTCCCCCTGTGGATCGCCCTGCGGGCCAACGTGCGCGAGATCCTCGACGGCGTGTCCCTCGCCGACGTCGCGTCGTCCGAGCTGCCCCCCGTCGTATCGGCGCTGGCCGAAACCCCCGGGGCCTGGACCAATCCCTGA
- a CDS encoding ABC transporter substrate-binding protein: MNLPGNAIRTRLRTAAALALLPLLALTACGSGGGAPAVAGAGAAPAPADDPVAGVRAVDSIAALLPAEVRKAGTLRVGSSVGAPPAAYYPNGQDKPPAGQDIDIADAVAKVLGVKLERQDASFETILPALGSGKYDFGTGNFGVTTERLKTIDFVTYINDGQGFAVRTGNTTLTTQVSDLTQLCGLTIGTGAGTTFEKTLTAQKGVCAAAGKKPYEVKVFSETGAVTTALQQGRIDVVMSTINGLRHQAAQPAAQTAFLGEYHRLDVGFAFKKGSPLAPALQAAVNELIKNGTYARILQKWGTTASAIDTSQINPAEHA; encoded by the coding sequence GTGAACCTCCCCGGGAACGCGATCCGCACCCGACTGCGCACCGCCGCCGCCCTCGCCCTCCTGCCCCTCCTGGCGCTGACGGCCTGCGGCTCCGGTGGCGGAGCCCCGGCCGTCGCGGGTGCCGGGGCGGCCCCGGCACCGGCCGACGACCCCGTCGCCGGTGTACGGGCCGTGGACTCGATCGCCGCCCTGCTGCCCGCCGAGGTCCGCAAGGCGGGCACGCTGCGGGTCGGCAGCTCCGTCGGAGCCCCGCCCGCGGCGTACTACCCGAACGGGCAGGACAAGCCCCCCGCCGGCCAGGACATCGACATCGCCGACGCGGTCGCCAAGGTCCTCGGCGTGAAGCTGGAGCGCCAGGACGCCTCCTTCGAGACGATCCTGCCCGCGCTCGGCAGCGGCAAGTACGACTTCGGCACCGGCAACTTCGGCGTCACCACCGAACGCCTGAAGACCATCGACTTCGTCACCTACATCAACGACGGACAGGGGTTCGCGGTCAGGACCGGCAACACCACCCTGACCACACAGGTCTCCGACCTCACCCAGCTGTGCGGACTGACCATCGGAACCGGCGCGGGCACGACCTTCGAGAAGACCCTCACCGCGCAGAAGGGCGTCTGCGCCGCGGCCGGCAAGAAGCCGTACGAGGTGAAGGTCTTCTCCGAGACCGGGGCCGTCACCACCGCCCTCCAGCAGGGCCGGATCGACGTCGTCATGTCGACGATCAACGGCCTGCGCCACCAGGCCGCACAGCCCGCCGCGCAGACCGCCTTCCTCGGCGAGTACCACCGCCTCGACGTCGGATTCGCCTTCAAGAAGGGCTCCCCGCTCGCCCCCGCCCTCCAGGCCGCCGTCAACGAGCTCATCAAGAACGGCACCTACGCGCGGATCCTGCAGAAGTGGGGCACCACCGCCTCCGCGATCGACACGTCGCAGATCAACCCGGCCGAGCACGCATGA
- a CDS encoding GNAT family N-acetyltransferase, with the protein MSTNTGTGTGTRTSTSTGTRTSPGTAVSPHVLDNPAWASLSGAHAAFAERALRPGADLSSCRAARYPSDVSPFAALADPADPQAWADLRRLVGDGRIAALAGVLTPPDGWETVGSVPGVQLVGTSLRAEPAPEAIRLGPRDVPDILELIELTKPGPFLPRTVELGTYLGVRHRGRLIAMAGERLRPPGWTEISAVCTHPDHQGRGLATRLVRAVAAGIRERGDAPFLHTAASNTTAIRLYESIGFTLRRRPSFMAVRAPGNTAANFS; encoded by the coding sequence ATGAGCACGAACACCGGCACCGGCACCGGCACGCGTACGAGCACCAGCACCGGTACGCGTACGAGCCCGGGCACCGCGGTGTCCCCGCACGTCCTCGACAACCCCGCCTGGGCCTCGTTGTCCGGCGCGCACGCCGCCTTCGCCGAGCGGGCGCTCCGGCCCGGGGCGGACCTCTCCTCCTGCCGCGCCGCCCGCTATCCGTCGGACGTCTCGCCGTTCGCCGCCCTCGCGGACCCGGCGGACCCGCAGGCGTGGGCCGACCTGCGCAGGCTGGTCGGCGACGGCCGGATCGCCGCGCTCGCCGGCGTACTGACTCCGCCCGACGGCTGGGAGACCGTCGGCTCGGTCCCCGGCGTCCAGCTGGTCGGCACCTCGCTGCGCGCCGAACCCGCCCCCGAGGCGATCCGGCTCGGCCCCCGCGACGTACCCGACATCCTCGAACTGATCGAGCTCACGAAGCCCGGTCCGTTCCTGCCCCGCACCGTCGAGCTGGGTACGTACCTCGGCGTCCGGCACCGGGGCCGGCTGATCGCCATGGCCGGAGAGCGGCTGCGGCCGCCGGGCTGGACCGAGATCAGCGCGGTGTGCACGCATCCCGACCATCAGGGGAGGGGGCTGGCGACGCGGCTGGTCCGCGCCGTCGCCGCGGGCATCCGCGAGCGCGGCGACGCCCCGTTCCTCCACACCGCCGCGAGCAACACGACGGCGATCCGACTGTACGAGTCGATCGGCTTCACCCTGCGCCGCCGCCCGTCCTTCATGGCGGTCCGCGCGCCCGGCAACACCGCTGCCAACTTCTCTTAA
- a CDS encoding amino acid ABC transporter permease — MTAAFRFSDLSNAAGVSLTESLVLTAPPRPPAPAEPVLPLRRPGRWIATLVVLVLLSQAAHGLLTNPFYQWDRFAYWFARPVILEGLLITLQVAAYSAVLGLAGGILLALGRLSANPVLRSVSWTYVWLLRSVPLIVVLLFLYNLSALYPTLSIGVPFGPAFFTFDESRLATDIVVAVVGLSLAEAAYAAEVVRAGLLSVDQGQHEAAAALGLPKRYQFARIVFPQALRSIVPAYVNQLVGLVKATSLVFYVSLLDLFGTVQSLGSTYSGDIVPLLLVATFWYVVLTSVLSVIQFYVERHYARGALRTIPPTPVQRARTGLRDLRDRFRKETAR; from the coding sequence ATGACGGCTGCTTTTCGATTCTCGGATTTGTCGAATGCTGCTGGAGTGTCCTTGACCGAATCACTTGTTCTCACCGCGCCCCCGAGACCGCCCGCGCCGGCCGAACCGGTCCTCCCGCTCCGCCGGCCCGGGCGATGGATCGCCACCCTCGTCGTGCTGGTCCTGCTCTCCCAGGCCGCCCACGGCCTGCTGACCAACCCCTTCTACCAGTGGGACCGCTTCGCGTACTGGTTCGCCCGACCGGTCATCCTGGAGGGCCTGCTCATTACCCTCCAAGTGGCCGCGTACAGCGCGGTCCTGGGCCTCGCCGGCGGCATCCTGCTCGCCCTCGGCCGGCTCTCCGCGAACCCGGTCCTGCGGTCGGTGAGCTGGACGTACGTCTGGCTGCTGCGCTCCGTACCGCTGATCGTGGTGCTGCTCTTCCTCTACAACCTGAGCGCGCTCTACCCCACCCTGAGCATCGGAGTGCCCTTCGGGCCCGCCTTCTTCACCTTTGACGAGTCGCGGTTGGCCACCGACATCGTCGTGGCGGTCGTCGGACTGAGCCTGGCCGAGGCGGCGTACGCGGCCGAGGTGGTACGGGCCGGGCTGCTCTCCGTCGACCAGGGCCAGCACGAGGCGGCGGCCGCGCTGGGACTGCCCAAGCGGTACCAGTTCGCCCGGATCGTCTTCCCCCAGGCGCTGCGCTCCATCGTCCCCGCCTACGTCAACCAGCTGGTCGGGCTGGTGAAAGCCACCTCGCTGGTCTTCTACGTATCGCTGCTCGACCTGTTCGGCACCGTGCAGAGTCTCGGCAGCACCTACTCCGGCGACATCGTGCCGCTGCTGCTGGTGGCCACCTTCTGGTACGTGGTCCTCACCAGCGTCCTGTCGGTCATCCAGTTCTACGTCGAGCGCCACTACGCGCGCGGCGCGCTGCGCACGATCCCGCCCACCCCCGTGCAGCGGGCCCGGACGGGCCTGCGCGATCTGCGGGACCGCTTCCGGAAGGAGACGGCGCGATGA
- a CDS encoding ABC transporter substrate-binding protein, translating to MRRRRSLRTRLVRGLGAATATAALASGLTACGGEAEATGPGSGQVTVGAVSNGAAQQAELSVPVVESLRAQLPAEVRERGELVVGVGALPAGFPPLAYVGTDQKTLTGAEPDLGRLVAATLGLKPVVKNSTWENLFVGIDSGKVDVAFTNVTVTEERKKKYDFASYRQDNLAFETLKDNPWNFGGDYRNLAGRTVAVGSGTNQEKILLEWQKKLQAEGKDITVKYFPDANSTYLALSGKKIDVSFGPNPAIAYHITQTASGSSPTRNAGSFSGAGESLQGLIAATAKKGSGLAEPVAGAINHLIKNGQYGQLLAAWNLSNEAVTSSEVNPPGLPVTNS from the coding sequence ATGCGACGCCGACGCTCCCTGCGCACCAGACTCGTCCGCGGCCTCGGCGCCGCCACCGCGACCGCGGCGCTCGCCTCCGGCCTCACCGCCTGCGGGGGCGAGGCCGAGGCCACCGGACCGGGCTCCGGCCAGGTCACCGTCGGCGCGGTGTCCAACGGCGCTGCCCAGCAGGCCGAGCTGTCCGTCCCGGTGGTCGAGTCCCTGCGCGCCCAGCTGCCCGCCGAGGTCCGCGAGCGCGGCGAACTCGTCGTCGGGGTCGGCGCGCTGCCCGCCGGCTTCCCGCCGCTGGCGTACGTCGGCACCGACCAGAAGACCCTGACCGGTGCGGAACCGGACCTCGGCCGCCTGGTGGCCGCCACGCTCGGGCTCAAGCCGGTGGTGAAGAACTCCACCTGGGAGAACCTCTTCGTCGGCATCGACAGCGGCAAGGTGGACGTGGCCTTCACGAACGTCACGGTCACGGAGGAGCGGAAGAAGAAGTACGACTTCGCCTCCTACCGGCAGGACAACCTGGCCTTCGAGACGCTGAAGGACAACCCCTGGAACTTCGGCGGCGACTACCGCAATCTCGCGGGGAGGACGGTCGCCGTCGGCTCGGGCACGAACCAGGAGAAGATCCTGCTGGAGTGGCAGAAGAAGCTCCAGGCCGAGGGCAAGGACATCACCGTCAAGTACTTCCCCGACGCCAACAGCACCTATCTGGCCCTGAGCGGCAAGAAGATCGACGTCAGCTTCGGCCCGAACCCGGCCATCGCCTACCACATCACCCAGACGGCGAGCGGCAGTTCACCCACCCGCAACGCGGGCTCGTTCTCCGGTGCCGGTGAGTCCCTCCAGGGCCTGATCGCGGCGACCGCCAAGAAGGGCAGCGGGCTCGCCGAGCCGGTGGCAGGGGCGATCAACCACCTGATCAAGAACGGCCAGTACGGGCAGCTGCTCGCCGCCTGGAACCTGTCCAACGAGGCCGTCACCAGCTCGGAGGTCAACCCGCCGGGCCTGCCGGTGACCAACTCCTGA
- a CDS encoding winged helix-turn-helix domain-containing protein, giving the protein MTTAVPAPAVHRPPAPRLQLVGDRPPGALATHGGRVGYLVYLAADVDPVALMEAHGIRPENRSLGLRTLPALPAPDPEPAPHPDPAPLDDVIRVDRARRLVEVDGRELELTYLEFELLAHLVSHPGTVHTRDSLISAIWGYGNIGDGRTVDVHVARLRRKLGPGHRGRISTVRSVGYKYVPGHHV; this is encoded by the coding sequence GTGACCACTGCCGTTCCCGCACCCGCCGTCCACCGTCCGCCGGCCCCGCGCCTCCAGCTGGTCGGCGACCGCCCGCCCGGCGCCCTCGCGACCCATGGTGGCCGCGTCGGCTACCTCGTGTACCTGGCGGCGGACGTCGACCCCGTTGCGCTGATGGAAGCGCACGGCATACGCCCGGAGAACCGTTCCCTCGGGCTCCGGACCCTTCCGGCCCTTCCGGCCCCTGACCCGGAACCGGCGCCGCACCCCGACCCCGCCCCGCTCGACGACGTCATCCGGGTCGACCGCGCGCGTCGGCTCGTCGAGGTCGACGGGCGCGAACTGGAGCTCACCTACCTGGAGTTCGAACTCCTGGCCCACCTGGTGTCCCATCCGGGCACGGTCCACACGCGTGATTCCCTCATCTCCGCCATCTGGGGGTACGGGAACATCGGCGACGGCCGCACGGTCGATGTCCACGTGGCCCGGCTGCGCCGCAAGCTCGGCCCCGGCCACCGCGGCCGCATCTCCACCGTACGCAGCGTCGGTTACAAGTACGTTCCCGGCCACCACGTGTGA
- a CDS encoding putative leader peptide — MPTNQVGKLGMREGATVRTVHHAGRTLPLTSRRHIDLVRTSSAICQPG, encoded by the coding sequence ATGCCTACCAACCAGGTGGGAAAACTAGGAATGAGGGAGGGAGCGACCGTGCGAACCGTGCACCACGCAGGCCGGACGCTGCCTCTGACCTCCCGTCGCCACATCGACCTGGTCCGTACCTCCAGCGCCATCTGTCAGCCCGGCTGA
- a CDS encoding aliphatic sulfonate ABC transporter substrate-binding protein translates to MSAARPLPLLRAIAVTAALPLLLTACGYGSEAKKDDDKAQVAATGDKKLSAAEVRIGYFPNLTHATALVGLQEGLIEKELNGTKVKPQSFNAGPSEIEALNGGSLDIGFIGPSPSINGYVKSKGSNLRIISGSASGGVKLVVNPDRIKTLDDLKGKKIATPQKGNTQDVAFLNWISEKGWTVDPESGKGDVSVVRTDNKVTPDAFKQGSIDGAWVPEPTASKLVSDGGSVLLDETALWPDKKFVITNIIVSQKFLKEHPDVVEAVLKGTVKTNEWINANPDKAKASANAKLEADSGKALDAKVLDPAWPSIAITDDPLASTLKTQSEWAVKAKLIEQPDLAGIYDLTLLNKVLKAAGKPEVSDAGLGAK, encoded by the coding sequence GTGTCTGCCGCAAGACCGCTCCCCCTCCTGCGCGCCATCGCCGTCACAGCGGCGCTTCCCCTGCTGCTCACCGCCTGCGGCTACGGTTCCGAGGCGAAGAAGGACGACGACAAGGCCCAGGTCGCGGCCACCGGCGACAAGAAGCTGTCGGCCGCCGAGGTCCGTATCGGGTACTTCCCGAACCTGACGCACGCCACCGCGCTGGTCGGCCTCCAGGAGGGCCTGATCGAGAAGGAACTGAACGGCACCAAGGTCAAGCCGCAGTCCTTCAACGCCGGCCCGTCCGAGATCGAAGCCCTCAACGGCGGCTCTCTCGACATCGGCTTCATCGGCCCCTCGCCCTCGATCAACGGCTACGTCAAGTCCAAGGGCTCCAACCTGCGCATCATCTCCGGCTCCGCATCCGGCGGCGTCAAGCTCGTCGTGAACCCGGACAGGATCAAGACCCTCGACGACCTCAAGGGCAAGAAGATCGCCACCCCGCAGAAGGGGAACACCCAGGACGTCGCCTTCCTCAACTGGATCTCCGAGAAGGGCTGGACGGTCGACCCCGAGTCCGGCAAGGGCGACGTCTCCGTCGTCCGCACCGACAACAAGGTCACCCCCGACGCCTTCAAGCAGGGCTCCATCGACGGCGCCTGGGTACCCGAGCCCACAGCCTCCAAGCTCGTCTCCGACGGCGGCTCCGTCCTCCTCGACGAGACCGCCCTGTGGCCCGACAAGAAGTTCGTCATCACGAACATCATCGTGTCGCAGAAGTTCCTCAAGGAGCACCCCGACGTCGTCGAGGCCGTCCTCAAGGGCACCGTGAAGACCAACGAGTGGATCAACGCCAACCCGGACAAGGCCAAGGCCTCCGCGAACGCGAAGCTCGAGGCGGACAGCGGCAAGGCCCTCGACGCGAAGGTCCTCGACCCGGCGTGGCCCAGCATCGCCATCACCGACGACCCGCTGGCCTCCACCCTCAAGACCCAGTCCGAGTGGGCCGTCAAGGCCAAGCTCATCGAGCAGCCCGACCTCGCCGGCATCTACGACCTCACGCTCCTGAACAAGGTCCTCAAGGCCGCCGGCAAGCCCGAGGTCTCCGACGCCGGCCTCGGCGCCAAGTAA
- a CDS encoding putative leader peptide: MSPSQPLLVRRRHVDFRRVASAVCRPV; the protein is encoded by the coding sequence ATGTCCCCGTCGCAGCCGTTGCTCGTACGCCGCAGGCACGTTGACTTCCGTCGCGTCGCCAGCGCCGTCTGCCGACCCGTTTAA
- a CDS encoding amino acid ABC transporter ATP-binding protein, which produces MSDVMVEVRGVHKSFGPLEVLRGVDLLVRPGEVTVILGPSGSGKSTLLRTINHLEKVDRGWISVDGDLIGYRSSRGKLYELKEKEVRRQRTRIGFVFQTFNLFPHLTVLDNLVEAPVAVLGRPRQEAEGTARRLLERVGLADKVDAYPLQLSGGQQQRVAIARALALEPKVLLFDEPTSALDPELVGEVLDVVKDLARAGTTMIVVTHEIGFAREVADTVVFMDGGAVVEHGPPAAVLDDPQHARTRAFLSKVL; this is translated from the coding sequence ATGAGTGACGTCATGGTCGAGGTGCGCGGTGTCCACAAGAGCTTCGGGCCACTGGAAGTGCTGCGCGGAGTCGACCTGTTGGTCCGCCCCGGCGAGGTCACCGTCATCCTCGGCCCTTCCGGGTCGGGGAAGTCCACGCTCCTGCGCACCATCAATCATTTGGAGAAGGTCGACCGCGGCTGGATCAGCGTCGACGGAGACCTGATCGGCTACCGCAGCTCCCGCGGCAAGCTGTACGAGTTGAAGGAGAAGGAGGTCCGGCGCCAGCGCACCCGCATCGGGTTCGTCTTCCAGACCTTCAACCTGTTCCCGCACCTCACGGTGCTGGACAATCTCGTCGAGGCCCCGGTGGCCGTACTGGGCCGCCCGCGTCAGGAGGCGGAGGGGACGGCCCGCCGGCTGCTGGAGCGCGTCGGGCTCGCCGACAAGGTCGACGCCTATCCGCTGCAGCTGTCCGGCGGGCAGCAGCAGCGCGTGGCTATCGCCCGCGCCCTCGCCCTCGAACCCAAGGTGCTGCTCTTCGACGAGCCGACCTCGGCGCTCGACCCGGAGCTGGTCGGCGAGGTCCTGGACGTCGTCAAGGACCTGGCCCGCGCCGGAACCACCATGATCGTCGTGACGCACGAGATCGGCTTCGCCCGCGAGGTCGCCGACACCGTCGTGTTCATGGACGGCGGAGCCGTGGTCGAACACGGGCCGCCCGCGGCCGTACTGGACGACCCGCAGCACGCGCGCACCCGTGCCTTTCTCTCCAAGGTCCTCTGA
- a CDS encoding amino acid ABC transporter ATP-binding protein, whose amino-acid sequence MTTALRAAAIEVHDVHKWYGRQQVLDGVSLTLRPGTVTAVLGPSGSGKSTLLRVVNHLEKPDAGYVSVGGELIGVTRHGGRLKELSERAILAQRGRIGFVFQNFNLFPHLTVLDNVAAAPVATGRLPRAQARALARELLERVGLGDRTGAYPRQLSGGQQQRVAIARALALRPGVILFDEPTSALDPELVGEVLSVIKDLATGGTTLVIVTHEVGFAREVADEVVFLDGGRIVEQGPPELVLDRPTHPRTREFLSKVL is encoded by the coding sequence ATGACCACCGCCCTGCGGGCCGCCGCGATCGAGGTCCACGACGTACACAAGTGGTACGGCCGGCAGCAGGTACTGGACGGGGTGAGCCTGACGCTGCGCCCCGGCACGGTCACCGCGGTCCTCGGCCCCTCCGGCTCCGGCAAGTCCACCCTGCTGCGGGTCGTCAACCACCTGGAGAAGCCCGACGCCGGATACGTCAGCGTGGGCGGCGAGCTGATCGGCGTCACCCGGCACGGCGGACGGCTGAAGGAGCTGAGCGAGCGGGCGATCCTCGCCCAGCGGGGGCGGATCGGCTTCGTCTTCCAGAACTTCAACCTCTTCCCGCACCTGACCGTCCTCGACAACGTCGCGGCGGCCCCGGTGGCCACCGGCAGGCTGCCGCGGGCCCAGGCGCGCGCCCTGGCACGCGAACTCCTGGAGCGCGTCGGCCTCGGCGACCGGACCGGCGCCTATCCCAGGCAGCTGTCCGGCGGCCAGCAGCAGCGGGTGGCCATCGCCCGCGCCCTCGCCCTGCGGCCCGGCGTCATCCTCTTCGACGAACCCACCTCCGCGCTCGACCCCGAACTCGTCGGCGAGGTGCTGTCCGTGATCAAGGACCTGGCCACCGGCGGAACCACGCTGGTCATCGTCACGCACGAGGTCGGCTTCGCCCGCGAGGTCGCCGACGAGGTCGTCTTCCTCGACGGCGGCCGCATCGTCGAACAGGGCCCGCCCGAACTGGTACTGGACCGGCCCACCCATCCCCGTACGCGGGAGTTCCTGAGCAAGGTGCTCTGA
- a CDS encoding LLM class flavin-dependent oxidoreductase has translation MSSFPPASTSASASAFTSASSAPLHLGVALDGAGRHPAAWREPGARPGELFTARYWAGLAAEAETGLLDFVSFEDSLTLQSSPADGPEGPDGPDGRTDRVRGRLDAVLVAARVAPLTRHIGLVPAVTATHTEPFHISKAIATLDHVSRGRAGLWIQVSGLPDEARHFGRRTGPLEEAELHAEAADHVEVIRRLWDSWEDDAEIRDVATGRFVDRDKLHYIDFEGRHFSVRGPSITPRPPQGQPVVGASGDGEASYALVARSTDVGYVPAHDGDGTRAAVAAIRRAREATGLAAQPLHLFGDLTVFLDADAPAAAARLERLDALAGLPYGGGGAVFTGSPGELADLLLERREAGLSGFVLRPGVIGHDLPAITRDLVPELQRRGVFRRAYEADTLRGLLGLDRPANRYAAHPAA, from the coding sequence GTGTCCTCATTCCCGCCCGCATCGACATCCGCATCCGCCTCCGCATTCACATCGGCATCCTCCGCGCCGCTGCACCTCGGCGTCGCGCTCGACGGGGCGGGCCGGCACCCGGCCGCCTGGCGCGAGCCGGGTGCCCGGCCCGGCGAGCTCTTCACGGCCCGCTACTGGGCAGGCCTCGCCGCCGAGGCCGAGACGGGGCTGCTCGACTTCGTCTCCTTCGAGGACTCCCTCACCCTCCAGTCGTCCCCGGCGGACGGGCCGGAAGGGCCGGACGGGCCCGACGGACGCACGGACCGGGTCCGGGGGCGACTGGACGCGGTACTCGTCGCCGCCCGTGTCGCACCGCTGACCCGGCACATCGGACTGGTCCCGGCCGTGACGGCCACCCACACCGAGCCCTTCCACATCTCCAAGGCGATCGCCACCCTGGACCACGTGAGCCGCGGCCGCGCCGGCCTGTGGATCCAGGTGTCCGGACTCCCCGACGAGGCACGGCACTTCGGACGGCGCACCGGCCCGCTGGAGGAGGCAGAGCTCCACGCCGAGGCCGCCGACCACGTCGAGGTGATCCGGCGGTTGTGGGACAGCTGGGAGGACGACGCGGAGATCCGGGACGTGGCCACCGGACGGTTCGTCGACCGCGACAAGCTGCACTACATCGACTTCGAGGGGCGCCACTTCAGCGTCCGCGGGCCGTCGATCACCCCGCGCCCGCCGCAGGGCCAGCCCGTGGTCGGCGCGTCCGGTGACGGCGAGGCCTCCTACGCCCTCGTCGCCCGCTCCACCGACGTCGGGTACGTCCCCGCGCACGACGGGGACGGTACGCGCGCCGCGGTCGCGGCGATCCGGCGGGCCCGGGAGGCGACCGGGCTCGCGGCGCAGCCGCTGCACCTCTTCGGGGACCTCACGGTGTTCCTGGACGCCGATGCCCCGGCGGCCGCCGCCCGGCTGGAGCGCCTGGACGCGCTCGCGGGACTCCCGTACGGAGGCGGGGGCGCGGTCTTCACCGGCAGCCCCGGCGAGCTGGCGGACCTGCTCCTGGAGCGGCGCGAGGCGGGTCTGTCGGGCTTCGTGCTGCGGCCGGGCGTGATCGGCCACGATCTGCCCGCGATCACCCGGGATCTGGTGCCCGAGCTCCAGCGGCGCGGGGTGTTCCGCCGGGCGTACGAGGCGGACACCCTGCGCGGCCTGCTCGGGCTGGACCGCCCGGCCAACCGCTACGCCGCCCACCCCGCCGCCTGA